One genomic region from Bacillus aquiflavi encodes:
- a CDS encoding FtsX-like permease family protein, whose protein sequence is MHKEFDRQNGEIQENTFLFLSAGYNYMNEMKVYKMMIFIGVLVGAVFFITAGSFLYFRLYADLPEDQERFNILRHIGLAEKELKQIFTKKTAALFYFPIAVAIIHSIFAFKALQSLHEVSIMKEITIVIAGFLTVHTIYYFFIRRVYYRKLLKGIQS, encoded by the coding sequence TTGCATAAAGAGTTTGATCGACAAAATGGCGAGATTCAAGAAAATACTTTTTTGTTTTTGTCAGCCGGCTATAATTATATGAACGAAATGAAAGTGTATAAAATGATGATATTTATCGGAGTTTTGGTAGGTGCTGTCTTTTTTATTACAGCAGGTAGTTTTTTGTATTTTCGACTTTATGCAGACCTTCCAGAAGATCAGGAACGTTTTAACATATTAAGGCATATTGGGTTAGCAGAAAAAGAGTTAAAACAAATTTTTACAAAAAAAACAGCAGCTTTGTTTTATTTTCCAATCGCAGTTGCAATTATTCATAGTATATTTGCCTTTAAAGCGCTTCAAAGTCTTCATGAAGTTTCTATTATGAAGGAAATAACGATTGTTATTGCAGGATTTTTGACAGTTCATACGATTTACTATTTCTTCATTCGTCGTGTATACTATCGTAAATTACTGAAAGGAATTCAAAGTTAA
- a CDS encoding response regulator transcription factor, with protein MEEKILVVEDDEAIASLLCNHIEKYGYKGVKVTDFNEVLQIFHHIQPHLVLMDVNLPKFDGYYWCRQIRNTSLCPIIFISARTSEIDQIYALENGADDFITKPFYYDIVIAKIKSHLRRAYGEYSTKEKDRIIEVNGVFLDDERLEVKYKDRTVLLTHKECLLLRLLMERHSKVVTRESMLDKIWDDQHFVDENTLNVNISRLRKKFEEIGLDHVIETIRGKGYIFAP; from the coding sequence ATGGAAGAAAAAATATTGGTTGTTGAAGATGATGAAGCGATTGCTTCTTTATTATGTAATCATATTGAAAAATACGGCTACAAAGGTGTTAAAGTAACAGATTTTAATGAAGTTTTGCAAATCTTTCATCATATACAGCCTCATTTAGTATTAATGGATGTGAATCTGCCTAAATTTGACGGCTATTATTGGTGCAGACAAATTCGGAATACCTCTTTATGTCCAATTATTTTTATTTCCGCTAGAACGAGTGAGATTGATCAAATATACGCACTTGAAAACGGGGCTGATGACTTTATTACGAAACCGTTTTATTACGATATTGTGATTGCAAAAATTAAAAGTCATTTGCGAAGAGCCTATGGTGAATATTCCACTAAAGAAAAAGATCGAATCATTGAAGTAAATGGAGTCTTTTTAGACGATGAACGCCTTGAAGTAAAATATAAAGATCGAACTGTTTTGTTGACACATAAAGAATGCCTGCTTTTGCGTTTATTAATGGAGCGTCATTCAAAAGTAGTGACTAGAGAAAGCATGCTCGATAAAATATGGGATGACCAACATTTTGTTGATGAAAATACGTTAAATGTAAATATTTCGAGACTGCGTAAAAAATTTGAAGAAATTGGTCTTGATCATGTCATCGAAACAATTCGTGGCAAAGGGTATATATTTGCACCATGA
- a CDS encoding sensor histidine kinase, producing the protein MKLFLKEHVPFILFSIISFLTVVSVFWLDGYHQLSTVLYALFLGLFLLTAFLIILFYRHSKFYRILAQGRVAEVNELPEMTALQSAVKKYLQTQKGLSDIEIEDLKKKRKEHAFFMNQWVHQMKAPLSVIDLLTAEQEEEFIWQIRKELNRLETGLQMVLHASRLDVFEADFKIEKANVNQLVNKVISDHKRLFIVNGVFPENHISHQLTMYTDVKWLQFAIGQVIVNAVRYSKGYHDKIYFYAKEDDKKITIEIIDKGIGIRKEDLKRIKRPFFTGENGRNYKESTGMGLYFVSEIVSKLDLDFQIDSEERKGTTVRFIYDKDQ; encoded by the coding sequence ATGAAGCTGTTTTTAAAGGAGCACGTCCCATTTATTTTATTTAGCATCATCTCTTTTCTAACTGTTGTGTCTGTATTTTGGCTTGATGGTTATCACCAATTATCTACAGTTTTATATGCGTTATTTCTTGGATTATTTCTACTCACCGCTTTTTTAATTATTCTATTTTATCGGCACAGTAAATTTTATCGTATTCTAGCACAAGGACGGGTGGCGGAGGTTAATGAGCTACCTGAGATGACAGCGCTCCAGTCAGCTGTGAAAAAATATCTTCAAACCCAAAAAGGATTATCAGATATTGAAATTGAAGATTTAAAAAAGAAACGTAAAGAGCATGCTTTTTTTATGAATCAATGGGTACATCAAATGAAGGCACCGTTATCTGTCATTGATTTATTAACAGCCGAGCAGGAGGAAGAGTTTATTTGGCAAATTCGAAAAGAGTTGAATCGGTTAGAAACGGGTTTGCAAATGGTTCTTCATGCTTCGCGACTTGATGTGTTTGAGGCTGATTTTAAAATAGAGAAAGCGAATGTTAATCAATTAGTGAATAAAGTAATTAGCGATCATAAGCGGTTATTTATCGTGAATGGTGTGTTTCCGGAAAATCATATTTCACATCAACTGACAATGTATACTGATGTAAAATGGCTTCAATTTGCAATAGGACAAGTAATTGTAAATGCTGTCCGCTATTCAAAAGGTTATCACGATAAAATATATTTTTATGCTAAAGAGGATGATAAAAAAATTACCATTGAGATTATTGATAAAGGAATTGGAATAAGAAAAGAAGATTTAAAACGAATAAAGCGCCCGTTTTTCACGGGCGAAAATGGAAGAAATTATAAAGAGTCAACGGGAATGGGACTTTATTTCGTCTCTGAAATCGTTTCAAAGCTTGATCTTGATTTTCAAATTGATTCAGAAGAGAGAAAAGGAACAACAGTCCGTTTTATTTATGATAAAGATCAATAA
- the fabI gene encoding enoyl-ACP reductase FabI produces the protein MTVSLKGKTVVVMGVANKRSIAWGIARSLHKAGARLIFTYAGERLKKSVRELAATLEGDESLILPCNVTSDEEVAKCFSTIKDEVGTIHGIAHCIAFANKEELQGDYMNTTRDGFLLAHNISSYSLTAVAKEAKDLMADGGSIVTLTYLGGERVVTNYNVMGVAKASLDASVKYLANDLGQLGIRVNSVSAGPIRTLSAKGVSDFNSILKEIEERAPLRRTTTQEEVGDAALFLFSDLSRGITGENIHVDSGYHILAR, from the coding sequence ATGACAGTTTCATTAAAAGGAAAAACAGTAGTCGTAATGGGCGTTGCAAATAAACGCAGTATTGCTTGGGGGATTGCCCGTTCTTTACATAAGGCAGGTGCACGGCTAATTTTTACATACGCTGGTGAAAGACTAAAAAAAAGCGTACGTGAATTGGCCGCAACTTTAGAAGGGGATGAATCTCTCATTTTACCATGTAATGTAACAAGCGATGAAGAAGTAGCGAAATGTTTTTCTACAATTAAGGATGAAGTGGGGACAATTCATGGAATCGCACATTGTATAGCATTTGCAAATAAGGAAGAGCTGCAAGGTGATTATATGAATACGACACGTGACGGCTTTTTACTCGCACATAATATTAGCTCATACTCTCTTACTGCTGTCGCAAAGGAAGCAAAGGATTTAATGGCAGACGGCGGCAGTATTGTTACACTGACATATTTAGGTGGTGAGCGAGTTGTAACAAACTATAATGTAATGGGTGTCGCAAAGGCTTCCCTTGATGCGAGTGTTAAATATTTAGCGAATGATCTCGGTCAGCTTGGCATTCGTGTTAATTCTGTTTCTGCTGGTCCAATTCGAACGTTATCTGCAAAGGGTGTTAGCGATTTTAACTCGATTTTAAAAGAAATTGAAGAACGTGCCCCTTTAAGAAGAACGACGACGCAAGAGGAAGTGGGCGATGCAGCACTGTTTTTATTTAGTGATCTTTCTCGAGGAATTACAGGAGAAAATATTCACGTTGACTCAGGATACCACATTTTGGCGAGATAA
- a CDS encoding CotO family spore coat protein: MFKEKKEVKKPLLYIDQPTFKQPKLNMQETYSSKRAKKHDEKNNNNKSVRKIKKRGGKGLRNQTSIRTLPVEEEIRVDQLENEEEVISTNKTSPFQRVKSFKEMGLEERVQYLANFPKQLPSVPCLFKTKERTYKGFLVQYDDKKTVTIKLYDKTEATIAVSELLEVKMIGYK, encoded by the coding sequence TTGTTTAAAGAAAAAAAAGAAGTGAAAAAACCGTTATTATATATCGATCAACCTACTTTTAAACAACCTAAATTAAATATGCAAGAAACTTATTCATCAAAACGGGCAAAAAAACATGATGAAAAAAACAACAACAATAAATCGGTCAGAAAAATTAAAAAAAGGGGCGGCAAGGGATTAAGAAATCAAACATCGATTCGAACTCTTCCTGTTGAAGAAGAAATCCGAGTAGATCAGTTAGAAAATGAGGAAGAAGTGATTTCGACTAACAAAACATCTCCTTTTCAACGAGTAAAATCATTTAAAGAGATGGGTTTAGAAGAACGAGTACAGTATTTAGCTAATTTTCCAAAACAACTTCCATCCGTACCATGTTTATTTAAAACAAAAGAAAGAACTTATAAAGGATTTTTAGTACAATATGACGATAAAAAAACAGTAACAATTAAGCTTTACGACAAAACAGAAGCAACTATTGCTGTTTCAGAATTACTTGAAGTCAAAATGATTGGATATAAATAA
- a CDS encoding CotY/CotZ family spore coat protein, with translation MSCGKKPDTHHKEKGCVCEVVRAIKDIQESVVEECPECPTSCFLEPLGALVSPGKKHRVDTRVFILKNADGSPFHAFFKGTSEACVSIFFRVEEIFDTCCATLRVLIPKSSNNEIVNLVSDTNPCCIDLTQVCQVDHFRKSDDCVTVDLNCFCAIQCIADVNLNIC, from the coding sequence ATGTCTTGTGGAAAAAAACCTGATACTCATCATAAAGAAAAAGGTTGCGTATGTGAAGTCGTTCGTGCAATTAAAGATATTCAAGAAAGTGTAGTGGAAGAATGTCCAGAATGTCCTACTAGTTGTTTTCTTGAGCCACTTGGAGCGCTAGTTTCACCAGGGAAAAAACATCGTGTTGATACGCGTGTATTTATTTTAAAAAACGCAGATGGTTCCCCATTTCATGCATTCTTTAAGGGGACTAGTGAAGCATGTGTATCAATCTTCTTCCGCGTAGAAGAAATATTTGATACATGTTGCGCAACACTTCGCGTTCTCATCCCAAAATCGTCAAATAATGAAATAGTCAATCTCGTTTCAGATACAAATCCTTGCTGTATCGATCTTACCCAAGTTTGTCAAGTAGATCATTTTAGAAAAAGCGATGACTGCGTTACAGTTGATTTAAATTGTTTCTGTGCGATTCAATGTATTGCTGATGTCAATCTTAATATTTGTTAA
- a CDS encoding DUF1360 domain-containing protein: MTFFDFLLLSLACFRLTRLVVYDKIFDIVRAPFMVIVEEEAENGEKEIYFEPKEKGLKGFIGELISCYWCVGIWSATGIYFFYWLFPAFVSPLLIVLAIAGLASIIESIIQVWIY, from the coding sequence ATGACCTTTTTCGATTTTCTCCTTCTCTCTTTAGCATGTTTCCGATTAACACGGCTTGTCGTTTATGATAAGATCTTCGATATTGTAAGAGCTCCTTTTATGGTGATAGTTGAGGAAGAAGCGGAAAATGGTGAAAAAGAAATATATTTTGAACCGAAAGAAAAAGGATTAAAAGGTTTTATCGGCGAATTGATCAGCTGCTATTGGTGTGTCGGGATATGGTCAGCTACAGGAATTTATTTTTTTTATTGGCTATTTCCAGCTTTCGTTTCGCCCTTGCTAATTGTGTTAGCAATTGCAGGTTTAGCATCAATTATCGAATCAATTATTCAAGTATGGATATATTAG
- the spoVAC gene encoding stage V sporulation protein AC, whose translation MTPQQQKYKKIEQTHEIKRPVLKNCIKAFFVGGLICLIGQAITYFYIYFFNFTEQTAGNPTVATMVFISMLLTGFGVYDRLGQFAGAGSAVPVTGFGNAIVSAAIEHRTEGFVLGVGGNMFKLAGSVILFGVFSAFVVALVKTIFIQWGGF comes from the coding sequence ATGACACCACAACAGCAAAAGTACAAAAAAATAGAGCAAACTCATGAGATAAAACGACCTGTATTAAAAAATTGTATAAAAGCATTTTTTGTCGGGGGTTTGATATGTCTCATCGGACAAGCAATTACATATTTTTATATATACTTTTTTAATTTTACGGAGCAAACTGCAGGTAATCCGACTGTAGCAACAATGGTATTTATCTCAATGCTGTTAACGGGGTTTGGTGTATACGATCGTTTAGGGCAATTCGCAGGCGCAGGCAGTGCAGTTCCTGTTACAGGATTTGGAAATGCGATTGTTTCTGCAGCGATTGAGCACCGAACAGAAGGTTTTGTTTTAGGTGTTGGCGGAAATATGTTTAAACTTGCAGGTTCAGTTATTTTATTTGGAGTCTTTTCTGCCTTTGTTGTAGCTTTAGTTAAAACAATCTTTATTCAATGGGGAGGCTTTTAA
- the spoVAD gene encoding stage V sporulation protein AD — protein sequence MLRGHQTWVFQNRPAIISTGVSGGPFEANGNLADDFDILHKDLWMEQDSYEKAHRILIEDAIEVALKKGNLAKEDVQFLIAGDLINQITPTSFAARTVQIPYLGIFSACSTSAEGLALASFLINYQGAKYILTGASSHNAAAERQFRYPTEYGAQKPPTAQWTVTGAGVALLTNEASLAGNHPVTTSATIGRVVDMGLTDPFNMGGAMAPAAVDTITAHFRDMQRDPSYYDLIVTGDLGKIGYRVALDLLQSSGLDIKEDQYKDCGIMIYRDDQPVQSGGSGAASSATVMYGHLLNEMKKGVYKRILFVATGALLSPLTYQQNESIPCIAHAVSIEMP from the coding sequence ATGCTGCGTGGACATCAAACATGGGTTTTTCAAAACCGCCCCGCAATTATTTCAACTGGTGTGTCTGGTGGTCCTTTTGAAGCAAATGGGAATTTAGCTGATGATTTTGATATTCTTCATAAAGATCTTTGGATGGAACAAGATTCATATGAAAAGGCACATCGAATATTAATAGAAGACGCAATTGAAGTTGCATTAAAAAAAGGAAATCTTGCAAAAGAAGACGTACAATTTTTAATTGCCGGCGATTTGATTAATCAAATTACCCCAACTAGTTTTGCTGCAAGAACAGTTCAAATTCCTTATTTAGGAATATTCAGTGCCTGTTCTACATCTGCCGAAGGACTAGCACTAGCATCATTTTTAATTAATTACCAAGGCGCTAAATACATTTTAACTGGCGCATCTAGTCATAATGCAGCGGCGGAAAGACAGTTTAGATACCCAACTGAATATGGAGCACAAAAACCCCCAACTGCACAGTGGACAGTAACTGGAGCAGGTGTTGCTCTCTTAACAAATGAGGCTAGCCTAGCTGGAAACCATCCAGTTACAACTAGCGCAACAATAGGAAGAGTGGTTGATATGGGGCTTACTGATCCATTTAATATGGGTGGGGCGATGGCCCCAGCTGCTGTTGATACAATTACAGCTCATTTTCGTGATATGCAAAGAGATCCTTCTTATTATGATTTAATTGTTACCGGAGATCTAGGTAAAATTGGTTACCGTGTCGCTTTAGATCTATTACAAAGCAGTGGGCTGGATATAAAAGAAGATCAGTATAAAGACTGTGGGATAATGATTTACCGGGATGATCAACCAGTACAGTCCGGTGGCAGTGGGGCAGCAAGTTCTGCTACAGTAATGTATGGTCATTTATTAAATGAAATGAAAAAAGGCGTTTATAAGCGAATTTTATTTGTTGCAACAGGTGCTCTATTATCTCCATTAACATATCAACAAAATGAAAGCATTCCCTGTATTGCTCATGCAGTATCAATTGAGATGCCATAA
- the spoVAE gene encoding stage V sporulation protein AE — MIAMFFWVFVVGGFICMIGQIMFDVVKLTPAHTLSLFVVIGAVLDGLGLYEPLIDFAGAGATIPITSFGNSLVHGALHEAERHGIVGVLTGMFEVTSSGISAAIVFGFIGALFFKSKG, encoded by the coding sequence ATGATAGCGATGTTCTTTTGGGTTTTTGTTGTTGGTGGATTTATATGTATGATTGGTCAAATCATGTTTGATGTAGTAAAATTAACGCCCGCGCATACGCTTAGTTTATTTGTTGTCATCGGCGCAGTTCTTGATGGATTAGGGCTATACGAACCGCTCATTGATTTTGCGGGCGCAGGTGCAACGATTCCGATCACTAGTTTTGGCAATTCATTAGTGCATGGGGCGTTACATGAGGCTGAACGGCATGGCATTGTTGGTGTCTTGACAGGAATGTTTGAAGTGACAAGTTCAGGGATTTCAGCCGCAATCGTTTTCGGTTTTATAGGGGCATTATTTTTTAAATCAAAGGGATAA
- a CDS encoding YjcZ family sporulation protein, with translation MGFGCFGGYYGYGGGYGGSSFVLIVVLFILLIIVGASWF, from the coding sequence ATGGGCTTTGGTTGCTTTGGTGGTTACTACGGCTACGGCGGTGGTTACGGTGGTTCATCATTTGTTTTAATTGTCGTATTATTTATTTTACTCATTATTGTTGGCGCAAGTTGGTTCTAA
- a CDS encoding stage VI sporulation protein F: protein MDNKFFQNIEKKTGVNMKEVFELANSLQNANFQDEKTVRNVIRRVSQIAKKKVDKETEDKIVNSIVSNGKKLDFNTIANMINKK, encoded by the coding sequence ATGGATAATAAATTTTTTCAAAATATTGAAAAGAAAACAGGCGTAAATATGAAAGAAGTATTTGAACTGGCCAATTCATTGCAAAATGCTAATTTCCAAGACGAGAAAACAGTTCGCAACGTAATTAGAAGAGTGTCACAAATAGCAAAGAAAAAGGTAGATAAAGAAACAGAAGACAAAATTGTAAATTCGATTGTTAGCAATGGGAAAAAGCTTGACTTTAATACAATCGCTAATATGATTAATAAAAAATAA
- a CDS encoding GNAT family N-acetyltransferase: MHVQIASTEKELNDAFSIRKIVFVNEQNVSPEEEFDQFEGNCTHFVLYDDTLPIGAGRLRMIDEYGKIERLCILKENRKCGAGKIIMSKIEEFAKHQQVNKVKLNAQKHAIPFYTRLGYQIISDEFLEAGIIHRTMEKMLD, from the coding sequence GTGCACGTACAAATTGCTTCGACTGAAAAAGAACTGAATGATGCGTTTTCGATTCGAAAAATTGTCTTTGTAAACGAACAAAATGTATCGCCCGAAGAAGAATTTGATCAATTTGAAGGAAATTGTACCCACTTTGTTCTTTATGATGACACACTGCCAATAGGAGCGGGACGTCTTCGAATGATAGACGAATACGGAAAAATTGAGAGACTCTGTATTTTAAAGGAAAACCGCAAATGCGGGGCTGGAAAAATAATCATGAGCAAAATTGAAGAATTTGCAAAACATCAACAAGTTAATAAAGTAAAATTAAATGCTCAAAAGCACGCTATTCCTTTTTACACACGATTAGGTTATCAAATTATTTCCGATGAGTTTCTCGAAGCTGGAATCATTCATAGAACGATGGAAAAAATGCTTGATTAA
- a CDS encoding YjcG family protein produces the protein MKLGIVIFPSKKLQDFANSYRKRYDPHYALIPPHITLKAPFEATEEQAKELADKLLKFGEEHKPFSLNAYKISSFQPVNNVIYIKINHSDELESLHEDLHRFTDSTPEYAFIPHITIGQNLSNDEHSDIYGQLKMVKVNVEEEIVDRFHLLYQLENGSWTVYETIRLGKEEK, from the coding sequence ATGAAATTAGGTATTGTCATTTTCCCATCAAAAAAGCTACAAGATTTTGCTAATTCTTACCGCAAACGCTATGATCCGCATTATGCACTTATTCCGCCTCATATAACTCTTAAAGCTCCTTTCGAGGCTACAGAGGAGCAGGCAAAAGAATTGGCGGATAAACTTCTTAAGTTCGGTGAAGAACACAAACCGTTTTCGTTAAATGCTTATAAAATTAGTTCATTTCAACCTGTCAATAATGTCATTTATATTAAAATTAACCATTCGGATGAGTTAGAATCTTTACATGAAGACTTGCACAGATTTACTGATAGTACACCAGAATATGCGTTCATCCCTCATATCACAATTGGTCAAAACCTTTCAAATGACGAACATTCAGATATTTATGGCCAGTTAAAAATGGTAAAAGTAAATGTTGAAGAGGAAATCGTTGATCGTTTCCACCTCCTCTACCAGCTTGAAAATGGTTCATGGACCGTTTATGAAACCATTCGACTCGGGAAGGAAGAAAAGTAG
- a CDS encoding alpha/beta hydrolase — translation MNHIPRGSVNEIPIFSTSLNEKIDLLVYLPAHYSPIYKYSLLIAQDGRDYFQLGRIARFADELHHNQEIENVIIVGIPYQNVVDRRKKYHPNGEKNENYIRFLAHELVPFLEERFPTYHVGMGRALVGDSLAGTVSLLAAIHYPHTFGKVILQSPYVNEDVLNKVAAFSDPHLLNIYHVFGKNETEVKLTTGVTENFVEPNRKLANLFQQREYSLFSEEFFGNHTWTYWQPDLKRALKHMFS, via the coding sequence ATGAATCATATTCCAAGAGGCTCGGTAAATGAAATACCAATTTTCAGCACATCTCTTAACGAGAAAATAGACCTTCTCGTTTATTTACCAGCTCATTATTCGCCAATATACAAATATTCGTTATTAATCGCTCAAGATGGACGGGATTATTTTCAGCTTGGCAGAATTGCCCGTTTTGCTGATGAACTTCACCATAATCAAGAGATTGAAAATGTTATCATTGTAGGAATTCCTTATCAAAATGTAGTCGATCGGCGTAAAAAGTATCATCCGAATGGAGAAAAAAACGAAAATTATATTCGCTTTCTAGCACATGAGCTAGTTCCATTTCTTGAAGAGCGATTCCCTACTTATCATGTAGGAATGGGACGAGCACTTGTTGGTGATTCACTTGCAGGAACCGTTTCCTTGCTTGCAGCTATTCATTATCCTCATACGTTTGGCAAAGTAATTCTCCAGTCTCCTTACGTAAATGAAGATGTTCTAAATAAAGTGGCGGCGTTTTCTGATCCACATTTATTAAATATTTATCATGTTTTTGGTAAAAATGAAACAGAAGTAAAACTAACAACAGGAGTTACAGAAAACTTTGTTGAACCAAACCGAAAGCTAGCTAACCTTTTTCAACAACGAGAATATTCGTTGTTTTCTGAGGAGTTTTTTGGAAACCATACATGGACATATTGGCAACCAGATTTAAAACGTGCATTAAAGCACATGTTTTCATGA
- a CDS encoding phosphatidylglycerophosphatase A family protein — translation MARRHVHSKKVTIAARQALEDRGVPLEAIGEIVYDMQSPYNNTLTLADCVESVEKVLLKREIQHAILVGVELDRLAEQKKLSEPLQTIIESDEGLFGVDETIALGAALGYGSIAVTTFGHLDKNKLGIIKKLDTKKGGSVHTFLDDIVASIAATASSRIAHKMRDEEDSLTKDKTIINEEEELIG, via the coding sequence ATGGCACGTCGACACGTTCATAGTAAGAAGGTGACAATCGCTGCAAGACAAGCGTTAGAGGATAGGGGTGTTCCGCTTGAAGCGATCGGGGAAATCGTTTATGATATGCAGTCGCCTTATAATAACACATTAACATTGGCTGATTGTGTGGAAAGTGTTGAAAAGGTTTTATTGAAACGAGAAATACAACATGCAATTTTAGTAGGGGTAGAGTTAGATCGCCTTGCAGAACAAAAAAAACTGTCTGAACCGCTACAAACAATTATCGAATCGGATGAAGGATTATTTGGAGTAGATGAAACGATTGCGTTAGGAGCAGCACTCGGCTATGGAAGTATAGCAGTAACAACTTTCGGTCATTTAGATAAAAATAAACTTGGAATCATTAAGAAACTAGATACGAAAAAAGGAGGCAGTGTTCATACATTCCTTGATGATATTGTGGCAAGTATCGCTGCCACAGCATCTTCACGTATTGCCCACAAAATGCGCGATGAAGAAGACTCTCTAACGAAAGATAAAACAATTATTAATGAAGAAGAAGAATTAATTGGCTAA
- a CDS encoding TAXI family TRAP transporter solute-binding subunit, translating to MKRKKFLFAMILLLTFSMVLSACGGNKEDKAKDKDKGASDDLDFMSIVTGGTGGTYYPLGGAFAKLISDEVGVQTNSEVSGASAENMNTLKDGDAKIGFTQTDIASYAKDGKLMFEDDKVDNVVAIGALYPETIQIVTTEKSGIKTVEDLKGKKVSVGAPGSGTYANAEQILEIHGITMKDFKPQNLSFDESVNGIQDGAIDAAFVTAGTPTGAVEGLAATEKVVIVPIAEDKIKELIEKYPYYSEEEVPSGTYGLKETVNTVAVQAMLVVRDDLSEDLVYKVTKAIFENTDEISHDKGKLIKAENALTGLGIDVHPGAQKYFDEKGVK from the coding sequence ATGAAGAGGAAAAAATTTCTTTTCGCAATGATTTTACTGTTAACGTTTTCAATGGTTTTATCTGCCTGTGGAGGGAATAAAGAAGATAAAGCAAAAGATAAAGACAAAGGTGCTAGTGATGACTTAGATTTTATGAGTATCGTTACGGGTGGAACTGGTGGGACTTACTACCCGCTTGGCGGTGCTTTTGCTAAATTAATTTCTGATGAAGTTGGGGTTCAAACAAACTCAGAAGTTTCTGGTGCATCTGCTGAAAATATGAATACATTAAAAGATGGCGATGCAAAAATTGGTTTTACACAAACTGACATTGCTTCTTATGCAAAAGATGGCAAGCTTATGTTCGAAGATGACAAGGTTGATAATGTAGTAGCAATCGGCGCTCTATATCCTGAAACAATTCAAATTGTTACGACAGAAAAGTCAGGCATTAAAACTGTCGAAGATTTAAAAGGCAAAAAGGTGTCTGTTGGTGCACCTGGATCTGGAACGTATGCAAATGCTGAACAAATTCTTGAAATTCATGGGATTACAATGAAAGATTTTAAACCGCAAAATCTTTCTTTCGATGAGTCAGTTAACGGTATTCAAGACGGTGCAATCGATGCTGCTTTTGTTACAGCGGGAACACCTACTGGTGCTGTCGAAGGTTTAGCTGCTACTGAAAAGGTAGTAATTGTTCCAATTGCAGAAGATAAAATCAAAGAATTGATTGAAAAATACCCTTATTATTCTGAAGAAGAAGTTCCTTCTGGCACTTATGGTTTAAAAGAGACAGTTAATACGGTTGCAGTTCAAGCAATGCTCGTAGTTAGAGACGATCTTTCTGAAGATTTAGTATACAAAGTGACTAAGGCCATTTTTGAAAACACAGATGAAATTAGCCACGATAAAGGTAAATTAATTAAGGCTGAAAATGCTTTAACAGGGCTTGGAATTGATGTACATCCTGGTGCACAAAAATACTTTGATGAAAAGGGAGTTAAGTAA
- a CDS encoding DUF1850 domain-containing protein, translated as MLKRKLLFLIPLFILSISIFIFIPIKEALVFKYENTDEVIAYIPFSNEKSFQIKYTHSIHLSDVVESYKMTENNEMMQYELMFEDFAIGMPSEGGEGEKFIVSDGKYYLKNMRRTFPSIFLRTGKVRANHTIIYENKEYPLAQSIKPGTLVHIKGEKLTILQLLKGVNILEH; from the coding sequence ATGTTAAAAAGAAAGCTTCTCTTTCTGATACCCCTTTTTATTTTGTCCATTTCTATTTTTATTTTCATTCCAATAAAGGAAGCGCTCGTATTCAAGTATGAAAATACTGATGAAGTGATAGCTTACATTCCTTTTTCAAACGAAAAAAGCTTTCAAATTAAATATACACACTCCATCCACCTTTCAGATGTAGTCGAAAGCTATAAAATGACAGAAAACAATGAAATGATGCAATATGAACTCATGTTTGAGGACTTTGCGATTGGGATGCCATCTGAGGGGGGGGAAGGTGAAAAGTTTATTGTTAGTGACGGAAAATATTATCTTAAAAATATGAGGCGGACTTTCCCTTCCATTTTTTTAAGGACGGGGAAAGTCCGAGCAAATCATACGATTATTTATGAAAATAAAGAATATCCATTAGCTCAATCGATAAAACCCGGGACGTTAGTCCATATAAAAGGAGAAAAACTTACTATTTTACAACTATTGAAAGGAGTGAACATCCTTGAGCACTAA